A region from the Brassica napus cultivar Da-Ae chromosome C8, Da-Ae, whole genome shotgun sequence genome encodes:
- the LOC106414313 gene encoding germin-like protein subfamily 1 member 8, protein MKSLSCIAVLSLLALTLPLAIASDPSPLQDFCVGVNTPASGVFVNGKFCKDPRIVNADDFFSSVLNRPGNVNNAVGSNVTTVNVNNLGGLNTLGISLVRIDYAPNGQNPPHTHPRATEILVVQQGTLLVGFVSSNQDGNRLFAKTLNVGDVFVFPEGLIHFQFNLGRTPAVAIAALSSQNAGVITIANTVFGSNPAIDPNVLARAFQMDANVIRDLQNRF, encoded by the exons ATGAAGAGTCTCTCTTGTATTGCAGTTCTATCTCTCTTGGCTTTGACACTTCCATTAGCCATTGCTTCTGATCCAAGCCCCCTTCAAGATTTCTGCGTTGGCGTCAATACACCAGCAAGTGGAG TGTTTGTGAATGGAAAGTTCTGCAAGGATCCAAGGATCGTTAACGCCGATGACTTCTTTTCCTCAGTACTCAACAGACCTGGAAATGTAAATAACGCTGTTGGATCCAATGTGACAACCGTGAATGTTAACAACCTTGGAGGATTGAACACCCTTGGAATCTCACTTGTTCGTATAGACTATGCACCCAACGGTCAGAACCCACCTCACACTCACCCACGTGCCACTGAGATCTTGGTTGTCCAACAAGGAACCTTGCTTGTAGGGTTTGTCTCTTCAAACCAAGATGGAAACCGTCTTTTCGCCAAAACGCTCAATGTTGGTGATGTATTTGTGTTTCCAGAAGGACTCATCCATTTCCAGTTCAACCTAGGACGAACTCCAGCGGTTGCAATCGCTGCGTTGAGCAGCCAAAACGCAGGTGTTATCACGATTGCTAACACAGTGTTTGGCTCTAACCCAGCTATAGACCCGAATGTTCTTGCAAGGGCATTCCAGATGGATGCTAATGTCATCAGGGATTTACAAAATAGGttctaa